The DNA segment tgttgtctcttcactccctcttctccttctgtTTTTGTCATATTTGTGGTTTCATCACTGGTTTGCAAAAGATCAGGCAGACCAACTATTCCTCAGGCTCCTACAGAGATCACATCTACTGTACCTGAGTCTATCATCCATAGCCACACGCCTGGCAAGAACCCACATCCCCATTCCTCTACTGCAAATCACATTAAGCCAGCACAGCACAAATATAGCCACTACAATTCTTGTTTTAGTAGCAGTAAGCAGTGGAACATTTGGAGAGAAAAAGACAAGAgagatagaaaaagagagagatttgGAGGTTTTGTATTTTGTGTTACAGCAGTTGGTAAGGAAAGGTTTGTTAAGAGtgatagaaagagaaagacagagagagaaacgttTGGGAGTAGTTCTGTGTTCAAGTAGGGGTTGGTAAAGAAAGGGTTGGTAAGGAGAGAGAGCCAGTGGGAGTTGCTAGACTCCAGTGGCACCTCTAAAGGGAAGGAACTTACAGTTAAAGTCAGATGTATAGGTAATACGAGGGGGGATAGGAggagctccctcacgacgccaggacagcggagtcaatcaccaccttccggagacacctgaaaccccacctctttaaggaatacctgggataggataaagtaatccttctaaccccccccctaaaagatttagatgcactattgtaaagtggttgttccactggatatcataaggtgaatgcaccaatttgtaagtcgctctggataagagcgtctgctaaatgacttaaatgtaaatgtaaatgagtgtttcatgtgtgcgtgtgtgtgtgtgtgaccaacatGTAAATGATACACTGAATAGTCTAAACTCCACGCACACCATATAGACACCtgtgcacgcacacgcacacacgcacacacacacacacacacgcacacacacgcacacatgcacacacactgctacagatTCATAAGGAGCAACACTCTGGCTTGCCGGCTTTCTAGGAGTTCTCATTTATTCCCCAATAAAGGCAGTGCTATGGTTACCCAGGGAGACCAGAGATGATTTCTTGAGGATGCAGGAGCCCTTAGGTGAATTGTAGGCctaatatcaaacatttaaattctAGCCTGGTTCGCTCTCTATCTGGAGAGAATAGCAGCCTCTGTTGGCTCAACAAGGTATAACAGTCCTGAATAACTCAAGCCCAATGCATGTGGCCACATTCTGACTtcttttgacatatttttttcagggaaagagaaaaaaagaaatagaATTTGTGCCAGTAGGTCGGATTCGAACCCACACAACACAGTATATGTGTGCGCTGAAGGCAGCAGCCCGAATCGCTAGACCAGCCCAGGCCACATGTAGATGATGTATGAAGataatgcattgatgtcaatgagtGATTGGGATGAAGATTCTAGACACACGCAAGGACCTCCAGTTAGGATTCTGCACTGGGTGTAGAGCACTGATACACATAGATGGTGGTAGGTGGTGTATGGTTTCAGTTAcagtcccagctagcacatttggatccttggaagttgtgggaagtTTTTCtttccattggttctgggaaccaCCTCAGTCCAGGCCATGTGGAAAGATGACTTGTGTGGAATACCAACTGGGTGGCAGTGTGGCCTACCCAAGGCTCATTGAAAGtgtttaattttgtatttttttttttattataattttttggtttgtattttaccccctttttctccccaatttcgttatatccaattgcgatccaattacgatcttgtctcattgctgcaactgcccaacgggctcgggagaggcaaaggtcgagtcatgtgtccttcgaaacatgacccgccaaaccacgctccttaacacccgtccgcttaacccggaagccagctgcactaATGTGTCAGAGGAACACCGTTCAAAGTCAGCCTGCAGGAGCCCGCCCCTCCCCAAGAAGTCGCTAGAGCGTAATGAGCCAagtaaaccctcccctaacccgggccaattgtgcgccaccctatacAGTaagactcccggtcacggccggttgtgacacagcttgggatcaaacctgggtctgtagtgacgcctcatacactgcgatgcagtgctttagaccgctacgccactcgaGAAGCCCATTGAAAGTGGATTAAGTGAGAGAGAATGGTACAGTGTAATAATGGTATGATAAGAAAGATGGTCATTTAGCAAATGCTGTGAACATTGGTCACAGTGGCCAAACTAAAAGGAAGAAAGAGCCAACAGCACACTAACAACACTATCAAATAAATTTCTAACAACAGGAAAAAGACAAGACATGGTATTCGCTCAAATCTGGGAATAACACATGACAGTTAAAGAGGCTGTACAGAATTTTTGACAGAAACGATTAGTAACTAAACTTCCATAGTGTACTGTAGATCCCACCTTGTAGGACGAAATAAATGAtttcattcaaaaatcatattaatGGAATCTAATTGCCATTCAACCACCCCCCAGCGCCCCTCTCTTTTTTCCGACAGCTTTTGTCCACCTCACTATCTCACCTTAAGAAATACCATGGGTATTGATGAGTACATACCTAAGGGACAGACACCCCAAATGTTTCTCATTAGTGATCAGGAGAAAACTAGTTCTGAACAAGTCACAAGTCACCAGACTTATGTATTCACAAATGAAAAAGACAAGGGCACTATATAAGGGGGACGAGAAGGAACGACAGCCAAAAAGCAGGAGAGGAAGGACAAGAAGataaggagagaagagaaaagaaagaaagatggcTCGCCGATCCCAGGGTACCAAACTCCACTTAGCAGGTGAGATGAAacgtgtgtgtttagtccatgtGTGAGAGTTTTTGATGGAGGCAAGTTGACTAAagccaaacctctctctctctcacctctagtTCTGTGTCTAGTTGTGTCATGCCATTGGCCTTAGTGACCTAATGGAGAGAGCTTCCCAGCGATCAGACAAGCTTCACTCACTCAGCACTTCCCTCAACAAGGACCTGGTCAGTAACAACCATCCCAGGTAGCACATTTGGTtgcttggaagttgtgggaacgtatgtttttggtttcacattgttTGTGGGAACGAAACTGGTAAAACTGagcgttttttttaaatgttctgagaacagaagtgaaaatgttgcctgttctgggaatgtttatCTTTAGAATATTTTCCTCTGGTTTATTGAACGTTTTCCTCTGAGGTTTTATTAAAGCTCTAAGAACGGAAATTCTAtgttatttggaggtttttgaataacttccttagCTTTCACTGAATATTTCAATAACACTTTCAGATTATTTTGGGTAAACTTTTTTGAACTCTAAGCACAGATGGGACACATGGAAATGCATTTCCTTTGGCATTCATCatgcaacattttttatttatttatttgacacgGTATCAGTGCGGTTCAAACCTATAACCTTCCGtcctctatccatggaattagtccactgcgccaccaggatggagctaatatgccatgttttttttgttttttttacacatactAAGCTGTTCATttttgtctattcaaacagaGTCCATTTctaaaggaaacaagcactcattaagatcaggtgtggccaattagtgcaTGCAGCCAACCCACCTGAACATtattttaaatagaaccatgaggaaacctgtaggaaacgttatgctgaagaaCTGAAAttaacattctctgaactatttgagaataTTCTCAATGCCAAACCAGTTGAAGAATGATAGAacaaaacattttattaaatgtaaccatgttggaacttttaggaaacgttctgttccataaatgtgctgagaatgttccaaagccaaacaactatcctgcaccattcccagaaagttgtagGAAGGttaataaccataggacaaccatgcACGTGAGTCTGTGTGcgtatgtgtatctgtgtgtatacCTGGTCTGTTTGTGTTCAAGATGTATGTATTGTTTGTTAAATGAATATGTTCAGAGTATTATGTGTCAGAGTATGTTCAACTTGAGTTAACCTTATTTTAACCACTTTTGTGctgttccacctctctctctcaggactcTCACTTCCCACCAATGGGACGAGTGATGATGCCACGTCCGTCTATGTGTCACACCTCACTCCAGACACCCAAGGACAAGGAGCAAGCGCTCAGAGTATCGGTCAGTAAAGCTCTGTGCTCTCCTCACTCATCTCTTTCATCTCACTATTAGTTATAaactctcccccttctcttttcCCAGTCTACCTGCGTGAGCACTTCATTGATCAAATCTACAGCCCTGTCCTGCAACAACCTCTagcccttaggcacagatctgagaggattggagaGCTGTGTGCAATATGCATCCAGCAGTCTTAGATTAGTGGAGTCTTGGAGATGAAGGAAAgaagacaaggagaggaagcccCCTAACTCAGATgtacccttcctctcctctctctctgggtttGTCTCCTCCCTGTGGTATATATACACGTTAGTATTTTCCCCGTTCTAAAAAAGCAGTGCATTTAACAACCTGCACAAGGCCTTCCTTGACTAAACCCCCAATCCCTACTCCCCTTTTGTCAAGCCTGATTTGGACCTTTGGGTTGGAGCATTGCACTCAGTAAAACTGCAGGAGCATTCTACAATGTTCAGGATCGATCAACCTTTCCTTCATGACATTATCCATTGTGTTCCTCAGGAGAATGAGCTGATCTCCCTGGCTCGCTCCCTCCTGCTGGCCTGGAATGATCCCCTGCTGCTGCTCTCCTCTGAGGCGCCCACTCTGTCACACCCCTCCAATGGTGACATCAGCAGTAAGATCAGGGAACTGCAGGACTACTCCAAGAGCCTGGGAGACGGACTAGACATGCTGGTCAACAAGGTGGGTGACTGATgctgtttatctgtgtgtgttttcatgtgaATCATTCCAAACTGTACATGTACTAGTGGTTTTAGTTCAGCAATTGAACACTGTGTGCAAGGTGACAACCTTTTTTCACTCTCTTCTGCTTTTAAAAAaatgtctccctttctctctctctctcctcccagtaCATTTCTTCAATCCCCTTCAAGGGTGGAGACCTCGGCAATGACAAGACCTCCCGCCTCATCAActtccacttccttatgtccTGCTTCCGCAGGGACTCCCACAAAATCGACAGTTTCCTCAAGGTCCTTAGATGCCGGGCTACCAAAATGCGACCAGAAACATGTTAGGAGAAAATATCAGCCATTTTGGTTCGGGATTGTTCTATTTTCAAACTGATACAGACAAAGCCAAAATGGGGTAGCCGTTTGAAGGAGAATTCAGGGGATTGGTTTGTTAAGTTTGATTTTGTGACATTACGACTAATGCTCTCTGACATCTACATTACCTTTAGACTATTCATAGACTATACATTATATTCAACACCTGTCATCTGACCCACATTTTACCAGTGTAACATACACTCAAGAGGTTTATGTTCTGTAATGTATTTCATCAACAATATTCAACCTAATATTGGCACTTATAATCATTGAATAATCATCTTCAATGATTTATATAGATAACACAAAGCATCCCTCCAAGTCATTCTTAATAGATAGAGGGCTATGTTGATAGTTGACCAATGACCATCATGATAACATTTGCACATTAGAAAACAATTTCTCAAGTCACTTATAGAACTTCCTTTATACTATACACAATGTACTGTTTCACTAAATACCAAATAAAATCTTTATTGCATTATAAAACATGAATTCTTGCAGTCCAACCAGAACTGTAGATCACTTTAAAATGTGAAACCGGGTTCAAACCTTCTGCAGGCACTGTGTGTGTACTCAATTACATTGTTATTACTGTACGGTAACATATTgtaggtactgtgtgtatatatatatatatgagagagggCCGTGCGCAAGAAGGCTTTCAAAACACATAGACCCTCAGAGGCTCTCTCCGTGAGAGAGCAATGCAACAGCCGGGTGAAAACCTGACTCCTCTCCTGGTCGCTCTGTAAACTGACACCTGCTCGACATATTTAACAGCTCTGATCTAGTCAAGAAGGGGATGAAGCAAAATCAGAGCGCAACCAAGCAGCCTACCGTGTCAGCGTGAGTTGACATGTCAGACTATGAAGTGTCAGTGCAGCAGCTCAATGATCTGTGTGCCAACGGTGACGGTTACTACAGCATGCCAACACACCATGTCGACGAAGTGTTCCCCAGGATATATGTTGGAAATGCGTGAGTTTCATTTTCTTGAGTTAATGTGTCAAGGAAATGTTCATTCTAAACTTTATAGACAGGTATAAGGCTATTCGATCAACTTTGGTCTTGGCAACACTTATCTGAAGCTAAATATGAGGTAGCAGTATTATGATATTAAAACGGAGTATAGCCTAAGTGCATCCACTGAGtcatatacactgattgtacaaaacattaggaacacctgctctttccatgacatagccttcacctggattaacctggtcagtctatgatcccttattgatgtcacttgttaaatccccaaataatgatttttaagccttgagacaattgagacattgattgtgtatgtgtgccattcagagggtgaatgggcaagacaaaagattgaagtacctttgaacgggttatggtagtaggtgccaggcgcaccggtttgtgtgtcaagaactgcaatgctgctgggtttttcacgcttgacagtttcccgtgtgtatcgagaatggtccaccacccaaatgacacacccaaatgacatactgtatagccaacttgacaccacagtgggaagcattggagtaaacatgggtcagcatccctgtggaacactttcgacaccttgccccaacgaattgaggctgttctgagggcaaaaggtggagcaactcaatattagaaaggtgttcctaatgttttgtacactcagtgtagttacATCTGATAGCCAATAAGGACTACAGCAGCCTATGTTGTGAAAATAACTTGTTTTCATTTTATTTGTTTGCTTTTATCATCCTGATTTTTAAATTAAACATTTATTGACAAAAGCCATACTGAAACAAAACTGattatgtaacagtatagcttccgtccctctcctcgcccctacctgggctcgaatcagggaccctctgcacacatcgacaacagccaccctcgaagcatcgatacccatcgctccacaaaagccacggcccttgcagagcaaggggaacaactacttcaaggtctcaaaGCGAGTGATGTCCCCGATTGAAACGTTATTAACgttatcaccggcaacaatgtcgcctatgggcgcAAACCCatcgtcactggaccagacagtactggaaaaaagtgctcttcactgacgagtcgcagttttgtctcaccaggggtgatggtcggattcgcgtttatcgttgaaggaatgagcattacaccgaggcctgtactctggagcaggatcgatttggaggtggagggcccgtcatggtctggggcagtgtgtcacagcatcatcggactgagcttgttgtcattgcaggcaatctcaacgctgtgcattacatggaagac comes from the Salmo trutta chromosome 4, fSalTru1.1, whole genome shotgun sequence genome and includes:
- the LOC115192092 gene encoding prolactin-2-like — its product is MFRIDQPFLHDIIHCVPQENELISLARSLLLAWNDPLLLLSSEAPTLSHPSNGDISSKIRELQDYSKSLGDGLDMLVNKYISSIPFKGGDLGNDKTSRLINFHFLMSCFRRDSHKIDSFLKVLRCRATKMRPETC